The genomic DNA TAAATCTCAGCAAATTTGATAAAATTGGTGTTAAAAACGCCTGGAGAAGCCTATAGAAATGATTACCAAAAACCCAAAAACATAATACAAGTTAGAGTCTCTTGTAAGGAAACTGTTTAAATGTCCGGCAGAAGCGTAATTATGTAAGTTTTCACGCGTTTCAAATTTCTTGGTCATGTAATATAAACTTCAAGAAGAAGATAGCTCAAGTCAGACCAGAAAATTACTTTCGTCTCCAAACCCAAAGCCTGAGACTTAAATAAACGAGAAACCACATCCTTAGGCTAACGTTAAACCCACAAGACTAATTTCATTCACCTGATAAAAAGGGCCTCCGGTCCTAAACTTAAGCAGTTACTGTTCACTCACCATCAAGAAGAGTTGACAAGAAGGAAGCTTGACAGTTAGCTACAGTTTCTTCTATCGACGTCTTAAAATGAACTTTTAAGGCCACTCAGGACAAAGCATTCTTGGAGAAttaatttcttgtattttaaaCAACATACACACGAGCTTAAATGTCTTTGTAAACTTTGGTTCCGTCAGTTAAACTCTTTAGCTTTTTTGGAATTCTTGTCGACAAAATTTCAACTCGTGGACGAAGCCGTGTGCGAAAATTAAATCCAGTTAAGTGCACAAATAATGCATGCAGCCAATCAGGAAAGGAGAATTTTCCTCGTGATCCTGCATTGAAGTAGTGAGTAAACAGTGAGGTCCAATAAATTTTAGCCAAAACTAATTCATGTTCTCTATCTGAAATAAATAGTTTACAAAACACGAAATTTTGGACGTTATATCCATTTAAAGCGAGAAAGGGCACGACTTTTTACCTATGCGGAACGGGAGGGGTACGCCAAGACAGAATATAAGAAAAGTTAAGTTAGCTTGATTTTCAATATATGACATGTTCTTGCCCAGTATGCCTCACTGAGAAAAGGAACTAAAGATACAAACTTTCATTTGTCACTGAAAAAGTAAAAAGACTCCTTCTGTTGAAAATTTCTCAAAGGCCGTGGACGTGGTCGAGGTCGTGGCCGAGGCAGAGGACAAGGAATCCGTCCACGACAAAGATCGGTTAACGAGTTGTTAAGGGAACTAAGAGTGCAAGAAGCAGAAAATGAGGTAAGTTATGGTGCCAGACTATCCAGATAGTTTCCCAGAACTGGTACTGAATGAGTGAGTACCTTCGAGGATGAGGTTTTTGAAAAGAGTACAGACAGGGAATACTTGAGTACACGGAAGAGGAGAGGGCTGGAAAACAGTTTGAGTAATTATTTAATGATTCAACGCGTTTTCATTAATAAGCAAGGCTATAAATATTTGAAATCATGATCAGGGATTTTAATCTGGTTCCGATCGTTATGACAATTTTGCTCTGTTCAGTGGAGGAGCTTTTATGGAACTGTTTTAGGACTAATAACAGCGATTAAATTTTCCTCTTTCTCTAGAGATTAAACAGGGAGCTTGAAGCTCAAGAAGAGGAGCTTAAGACTGTTACCAGCGAGACTAAGTaagtaatttaaattttcaaacgaAAAGTAATTGTTACCGTGCTAAAATCTCTCCTGGAAACTAGACGAGTTTAATCCTTGCTTTTATTTCTGCAGTAAGACGTATGAAGATAAGAGGAAAATCAACAAAGAAAAGGAGCAAAAATTGGTTAGGTGTATTCAATGGTCACTATGCACGcactttccctttttttcccactcatgtatatatatttttcttcttttttatttgtcatGCCCACTTTTGTATTTACTTAAATAGTGCAAAGAAAAACTATTGAATCTTATAAAATTGCAACGACTAGACGAAATGAAAAATAGGCCCTAAATGTGTGCGAAATAACTACTTACTTAAATGACACTATCGGGGAATCTTCCGGCAGAATtttcttcgttatatcttcatTTTTAATCTCAAGAATTCAGTTCAACAAGAAAGAACCGTAACAAAAATTGCACAAACATATTTATTACCTCAATAAACTCTCAGCTTTAATCCTTTAACAGGAGGAATTGAAATCACTTCAAGCCAAGAACGACGAATGTTCTCGGTGAGTTTTGAATATCCACAGGCATATTTCCGAGTAACGAACAGTGCTCTTCACTCGTGCAAATGTGATGATTTTCTTCGTTTCATTTCCCACTAGCGAGCTAAGAGAATTGAAGGCCGATGAAGCCAGGAAAGAACAAAACGAAAAGGTAAGTGAGATGCAAGGCCTGAGACTCGACAGATCCATGTAGTTGACTTCTTTGTCCTCCTCATccgtaaagtaaagtaaagtcaatttattcaACGTCGGTAGCATATTCGACGGCTATGTATTGATGTTTTAAATTGCTTCACGCATCATACGAAATATCGTAGAACCCACTCACCTGTTGCGGAATATCGGAATATTAAACATATTAATGCCACGCGTTTACGGAGCGCGTGCGGTCACAAGAATGGCCCGCTGACGACGAAATTCGCCAAGTTTAAAACCGTCCGTTGC from Montipora foliosa isolate CH-2021 chromosome 7, ASM3666993v2, whole genome shotgun sequence includes the following:
- the LOC138010038 gene encoding tropomyosin-like; its protein translation is MDTIQNSHLLQYFKVRADFKRDDERKESMFDGAKQGRGRGRGRGRGRGQGIRPRQRSVNELLRELRVQEAENERLNRELEAQEEELKTVTSETNKTYEDKRKINKEKEQKLEELKSLQAKNDECSRELRELKADEARKEQNEKKKEELERTFARLKADLDKESHERDELKACVDELNEKFEVS